Below is a window of Brachyspira hampsonii DNA.
GTAAACACTTTTATAATTTCAAACAATCTAAAAAATATATAATATAAAATACCAATAACTATTGAATAAATAGGAGAATACAAAAAAGCAGGAAGTATAAAAAATACACTAAATATAGTAGTACAAAATATAGCAATTATACTCAATACTTCTGAATTAAAAGGTATTAAATAAAATGATAAACTCAATGCTGTATAAAAGATTAAGCATAAAAAAGAAAATATAATTTTATTTTTAACATTTACCATAAATAATAAACTCCAAAATATTAAAACACTATAGTGCTTATTATCAAATTCATAACCAAACTTTTATTATTATCAACACCGAAAGTTAATTGCAAAGGTGTTGAGCCGTAAAGGTTATATCCTATTCCTCCGCCCACAGCATACAATAAATTTCCTTTATCAATGCTAGTTTCAAAATATTTTCCGTATCCCACATTTCCAAAAGCAACTAAGTATATATCATTAAAACCAGACGGAAGAAATCTCATAAAAAATTTATATTCAAAATGAACAAATGTAAGAAAATCCATATTTTTAAGATGAGTTTCTAAATTGGTTAAAGGCATCATCATAAGAGAGTATAAATATTTAAACCCTATAGAATATTTTTTATTACTTTTATCAAAATAAGCACTGTATCCTATATAAGGCATAATACCAAGCTCGCCCCAATAATGAAAAAATGAATAAGGCATACTAGCTGAAACATTATACGAATATTGATTTTCATTAGGTATAATGCTTGCCCCCACTCCAGCATTGAATTTTAATTTATTAATACCGTCATCAACAAATGTGGAACTTAAACCAACACTTTGATTAATCTTAAAAATAGAACTTAATCTGTAAACTTCCCTCTCAGAAGAAAGTATTTTTCCTATATTCATTCCATAATAAATCATTACATTATCAAAAGAATATCCTAATTTTAATTGTCCGTAATATTCCAAATCTTTATAGTTAAATGTAGAAAAAGGAGGCGTTATTCCTTGTTTGTAATTTAAATCTATAAAAAATCTTCTGTATCTATACTCCATTCCAATATTAGCAAATATTCCAAATGATGATTCAGAGCCGTAATCAAAACTTATTCCTACACGAGGTACATATACAAAATGTGAATTCTTTTTATATGCATATCCCAAATCAACAGAAAAAGGAAATCCAAAATAATTATAACTATAATGAAAACCTGATTTTACAAAATCATTCTGTGCAAAAAGGAAACTTGATAATATGCTGAACAAAATTAATATTCTAAATATTTTCATAAAATATAAATCACCTACTATTTATCTTATATTACTATTATAACATAAGTATTATGTCTGTCAATATACTTTGTATAAAATATTACAAATTTATTTTTTATATTCAAATATCTTACTCCTAAATAAATAATAATCTGCAATTATAGAAATAGTCCAATTTAATATTCCAATAAAAGCCCAAACAAACCATAAATAATTATTATACTTAATAGTAACCATATTCATAATAAGCATTATTACAGAATATACCAGAACAGCAATAATAGAGTTCTTTAAATTAATCTTATATATATCATAACTATACTTTCTTATTTTAGGTTTGATATTATCAGAAAAATTCCAAAAAGAATAAATAACTATATAAATAAATAACATCAAATAAAAATAAGGCATAGTAAGTTTATATCCGATTTTAGTAGTTTCATTAAAAAAACTTAAATTATCTATAATCAAACCCAAAATAAAAGCCAAAAAAGCTGTAGAAAAAGATGATATCAAAGCAGTTAATATTTTTATATAAACATTATAAACAATTTTAGCATCTTTACTTATATCTTCAAAAACTTCATCAATATTTCCGAGACTCTCTATAGCTTTACTGCTTGCTTCTTCATATTTCATTCCATTTTTTACATAATTCTGAACTTTAGAATTAAGCATATCTTTTATTTCATCTAATTGCTCAAGAACTTCTTTTGTATTAGGATATTTCTTTTTAATATTTTTATAAAACTCATTAATATTCATTACTATTTCCTATTAATATTTTTATCAGAATTTTTAAAAAACTTATAAAAGAAAAATACAGTCAAAGGCCAAGATAAAAAATATATAATAACAAATACAAACCAAATATTATGCGGACTAAAGAACATATTAAATATAAATACGGCTAAAGATATAATAAAAAAACCGATTATAGAATATTTTAAATTGATTTTATAATCATTATAAGTATATTCAATTACCTCATATATACTACGCATATTAATAAATGGTATAACTGTAATTAAAAAAATAGCAATTGTTCCAGAAATAATAAAAAATATACTAGCAATCAATGAATTATTTATATAAGAAAAAAATGATATATTATTATTTTTCAAAGATATAAAGCATAATAATAAACTTAAAAAAGCCGCAATAAAAATATCAATAATGCCGGCAAATAAATATAATCTGTATTTATTAATAATTTTTGCATCCTTGGATAATTCTTCAAGAAGTGAATCTACATCCCCGAAAGATTTAAGAGCCTTTTTAAAAGCTTCTTCTTTAGAATCATTTATATATTCTTCACTTTTCATATATAAATAATTTCTAAGCTCTTCAATCTGATCTCTAATTTTTTGAGTATTAGGGTATTTATTTTTCAGCTCATTACAAAAATCATCTATCATAATATTTTCTCTTTTATACAAGATATACAATATCTATTCAATATCAAGAAGTTTATCTATTATCTTCTTCGTGAATAGCCATATATATCTCTCTTCTTTCAAAAACTTTTTACCTTCTTCTGTAATTTTATAATATTTTCTTCTTCCGCCATGACTTTCATCGCCCCAATAACTTTCTATTAACTTCTTACCTTCGAGCCTTCTTATAGCACTGTATAAAGTCTGACCATTAATCTCATATTCTCCATTAGTTTTATCAGTGATTAATTTAGAAAGCTCATAACCGTAAGAATCATTATACTCCAAAAAATGCAGAACCACAGCATCTATATGACCTCTTATAATATCACTTTCTATATACATTAATACTAATCCTAAACTAATTATAATATATTTTTTAAGGTAAGATAAATAAAGAATTTTGTCAATAACTAAAAAAAATAATTTATTATTTATCAGCATATCTAAAAGTATTGACTGCAAGAATTAAAGCAATTATTAAACATACTAGAAGTACCGCTATACCAATAAAATAAGCATGAAAATCAAAATAAAAAGCACCTCTAAAAGCATTCAAAAAATACTGAAAAATATTTAATTTGCTTAAAATTTGCACTATATTAGGAGCATTATATAATGAATAATAACCGTCGCTTAAAAACATAGAAGCCATTAAAATAATATTATATAATATGCTTGCTGTCTCATTATTTTTTACAAGACTAGAAACAAAGAAGCTTATAAATATATAAAGCAAAGATGCCAATATAATTACAGGCAAAAATAAAAGTATAGAAGCAAAATAAAATTCTAATTTAAAAAATAAAGCACATACAAAAAATACAAATAAACAGCTTATAATAGATATTATTACCCAAGCACAAGATAAACTTATAATATATTTGTATAAAGGAAGAGGCGTTACTTTAAGCAGATTATAAACTCCTCGCTTTCTCTGACTAAGTACATTAAAACTAGTAGTCATAAAAGAATAAGCAAGAACACTCACACAGCTCATAGCAGTAAGTATATGCACAGTATAGCTTTCCATTTTGAAAAAAAGTCCTAATGATATAACTATCACCAAAGGAAAAAATATAGACCAAAATATAAGGAAAGGATCTCTTATAGCTTTTTTCATTGTGAGTTTAAATATAGTTTTCATAATTATTCTTTATTTATTATTATTTCACATAAATTTAAAAATTTCAAAAACATATTAATATTTAGTAATATGCAGGTAAAGCTTCTCCAAACTGTCAAAGTTATATTTATTTAAAAGTTCTTCTTTACTGCCGCTTTCTAATATCTCGCCTTTATATAAAAATACTATTTTGCCAGCAAGGTCTTCAACTTCCTCTAAATCATGAGAAGTAAAAAGTATAGTCTTATTATTTTTAGCAAACTCTAATAACATATTTTTAACATTATACCTTTCTCTAGGATCCAAACTTGCAGTAGGCTCATCAAATATAAGTAAGTCCGGATTTTGCATAGTAGCTATCATTATAGCAAGTTTCTTCTGTTCGCCTCCTGAAAGTTTTATAGCAAGAGTTTTCGGATTCAATCCATATTTTTTTGTAATGCTTTCTATTTCTTCATCGGTCATCTTTATATCATAAAGTGCTGAAAACATTAATATATTATCTTTTACACTATATCCATCAAAAAATGGAGTAGACTGAAGCTGAACTCCTATATGTTTTTTATAATTATCTATATTTATTTTTAATTCGCCTTTATCAGCTTTTAATATTCCTAATAATATATTAATTAATGTCGTTTTTCCTGAACCATTAGGACCTACAAGTACTATTATTTCACCTTTATTTATATCAAAATTAACATTCTTTAAAATAAGATTTTTATTAAATTTCTTTTCTATATTTCTAGCACTAATCAATGTTTCCATTATAACCAACTTAATTATTATCATAAATAACCCACTGTATTAATAATACTAATACAGTAGGCGTATTAATTTACTATAAACTATTATAAATAAATTACTTGTTGACTGTTACGCTAACACAGCAAGAACAACAACAAGAACAGCAACATGCTCCAGGAGTCAACACAACAGATTGACTTTTTAGAGAACATATTGTTCGTAGTTTAGAAGAATATCTAATTATATAACAACTCCTTTAAAGAATATCCATTACTCAAGCTATTCTTTAAATCATTTATTATTGAATAATAAGTATAACACAAATATAAATAAATGTCAATAGTATATAAAATATTTTTATAACTTTTTTATATAAATATTTTTCAATGCAAACAAAAAAGAGGCTTTTTGCAGCCAACTTTTTATCAAAATTTTATCATTATTTTTGATAAATAACTTCTTTCCATAAAGCACTAACAGTTAAACCAGTATCAGTAAATGTAAAAACCTCTTCAATTCCTACAACAGTTGTTTTAAATGAATTATCAGATAATTTACAATATTGTTATTTTGTAACTGTAAGCTCTGGGGTACAATAATCTCCATTAAGATAAGGAGTAGTTCCTCCGTTCTTTAAAATAATATTTTTATTAAATTTCTTTTCTATATTTCTAGCACTAATCAATGTTCCCATTATAACCAGCTTAATTATTATCATAAATAACCCGCTGTATTAATAAAACTAATACAGCGGGCGTATTAATTTATTATAAACTATTATAATAAATTAATTGTTGACTGTTACGCTAACGCAGCAAGAACAACAACAAGAACAGCAACATGCTCCAGGAGTCAACACAACAGATTGACTTTTTAGAGAACATGTTGTTCGTAGTTTAGAAGAATATCTAATCATATAACAACTCCTTTTGATGTTTTTTATATTAAATTTTCTATATAAAATATATAAAAAAATTAATACCTAATTTTTATAAAATTTGTCCATATTCTCAAACTGCCCAAAATAATAAAGCGTAAAAGATATATTGGCAAATATAGAAGGAATTAAACTTCCGCTATACTCAAATGAGATAGTATTAATAGCTGTAACAACAAAACAAGTTATTGTAAATATCAATGCCTGCTTTATACTATTTACTCTCAAAATTTCTTCTAATGAAAATAAAATACTTACTATAAAAATAGTAAAAAATATACTGTAATCGCTAAACTTCATTTTCACAGCTAAGTATATTACTCCATTAAAGAATAAACATTTAATTATACTGGCAAACATTATCAAAGTCCATTTAGGATTGCTTCTTGAAGAATAAAGCATATCTACTGAAGGAACTAATAATATATTATTAAAGATAGTATTTATTTTTATATCACTATTTAATATACTTATTACACTCATAATAAATTCAAAAGAAGATATAACAGCAAAAATATTTATAAAAATATAAATTATATATTTTCTTTCTATACATAAATATAATAAAATATTTTGTTTTTGTACTAAACTTATTATAACAGCAAAAAAAATCATTAATAGCCAATATATATAAGTGCTTACATAAACATACATTTCATCATATTCAAGCCTGCTATGATTCATTAATTTAAAGCAAATATTATTAATTATATTAGTATATTCTAAGAACTTGATTATAATGCCTAATATAAAAGATACGGCTATATAAGGTAAAAGAGTTAAAAATATCAATTTAATACCTCTCTTTTATTTCTTCTAAATGATAGTATATATAAAATAAAGTTCTGTAAGAAATGAGTAATTACGGGTGCTATTATACTAAAAGAAGAAAATACAAACAATAAAGAATAAATAATTCCTACAATAAACTTCTGAAATACAGCATTAGCTCCGAAATATATATGATTAATGGAATATATAAATGCTGAAAGTATAATAATAATATGAATATTAATATTAAATAGATTATAAGTGATATTAAAAAAAACCTGCCTGAAAATCATCTCTTCACATAAAACACCTATGAATAATATTATTATATCAAATAATATATTCTTTTTTTCTATTATTTCATGAACTTCTATACTTTTTATCCAGAATTTATATTTAAAAAAATGAATCAGCATTGCCTCAAATATTTCTAATCCAATACATACAAAGGACATAATAAAAGCTAAAACAACAAAATAAATATCAATATGATAATTAATTATTCCTATATATCCTGTAAAAAATATCATTATCACAAATAAAAGATGACTTAAACTATTTGGAAGTGTAGTATTAATCTTTCCTAAATTTAATTTGAAAAATATTCCTACCAAAGAAGTAGGAAAAGAAATGGCAAGCAGTACAAGAAAAGCACTAAGGTAATGGGTGTGGAAATTCATTATTTGAAATTCCTCCATTATTAATAATTCTAGGGTGCTTACTGTAAGGGAAAGCAGGCATTGACATTTGAACAAGCTCCGGAATATATACACGAATAACATGCAAATCTTTATCCGATATTTCGGCAGATGTAATATCCAAATAAACTGCATATTTAGATACATTATAAAGACCTTTTAATAAATACTCCAAATCAGACTCAGTATTTACTTCGAGGTTTTTATATTTTTTTAATTCAATTTTTTCCTGAACTTTACTGTTAATAAATTTTAAATTCTTATCTTTATTGCCAGCATCAGCCCAATAATTAACATTACTGTCAAGATTAAGATAATTTTTTTCAGATACAGTTTCCAAATAATCGGCCGGCATTGATAAAGGTCCATTAATATTTAATGTAAGTATAGCTAAAGCCTCCATAAAGGCTCTGTATATAACTTTTCTAGGGTTAAGCCCCGAAGAAGCCCCTACGACAATATAAGGAGATTTTTCACTCTTATTTTCAAGCATAACAGTAAAAACATATCCTAACTTTTTGTCAACTGTATAATCAAAAACTCTAACATTATAATCAATATCTTTTAATATACTATTTATAATTTCATTAAGAATATCATCATCAATAATAACTTCTTTGACTTTACCCTCTGTATACCATTTTATCATGCATGCATCGCATTCTATAATTTCATTGAC
It encodes the following:
- a CDS encoding ABC transporter ATP-binding protein; protein product: METLISARNIEKKFNKNLILKNVNFDINKGEIIVLVGPNGSGKTTLINILLGILKADKGELKINIDNYKKHIGVQLQSTPFFDGYSVKDNILMFSALYDIKMTDEEIESITKKYGLNPKTLAIKLSGGEQKKLAIMIATMQNPDLLIFDEPTASLDPRERYNVKNMLLEFAKNNKTILFTSHDLEEVEDLAGKIVFLYKGEILESGSKEELLNKYNFDSLEKLYLHITKY
- a CDS encoding permease prefix domain 1-containing protein codes for the protein MNINEFYKNIKKKYPNTKEVLEQLDEIKDMLNSKVQNYVKNGMKYEEASSKAIESLGNIDEVFEDISKDAKIVYNVYIKILTALISSFSTAFLAFILGLIIDNLSFFNETTKIGYKLTMPYFYLMLFIYIVIYSFWNFSDNIKPKIRKYSYDIYKINLKNSIIAVLVYSVIMLIMNMVTIKYNNYLWFVWAFIGILNWTISIIADYYLFRSKIFEYKK
- a CDS encoding PadR family transcriptional regulator; translation: MYIESDIIRGHIDAVVLHFLEYNDSYGYELSKLITDKTNGEYEINGQTLYSAIRRLEGKKLIESYWGDESHGGRRKYYKITEEGKKFLKEERYIWLFTKKIIDKLLDIE
- a CDS encoding ABC transporter permease, whose translation is MKTIFKLTMKKAIRDPFLIFWSIFFPLVIVISLGLFFKMESYTVHILTAMSCVSVLAYSFMTTSFNVLSQRKRGVYNLLKVTPLPLYKYIISLSCAWVIISIISCLFVFFVCALFFKLEFYFASILLFLPVIILASLLYIFISFFVSSLVKNNETASILYNIILMASMFLSDGYYSLYNAPNIVQILSKLNIFQYFLNAFRGAFYFDFHAYFIGIAVLLVCLIIALILAVNTFRYADK
- a CDS encoding CPBP family intramembrane glutamic endopeptidase — encoded protein: MEEFQIMNFHTHYLSAFLVLLAISFPTSLVGIFFKLNLGKINTTLPNSLSHLLFVIMIFFTGYIGIINYHIDIYFVVLAFIMSFVCIGLEIFEAMLIHFFKYKFWIKSIEVHEIIEKKNILFDIIILFIGVLCEEMIFRQVFFNITYNLFNINIHIIIILSAFIYSINHIYFGANAVFQKFIVGIIYSLLFVFSSFSIIAPVITHFLQNFILYILSFRRNKREVLN
- a CDS encoding permease prefix domain 1-containing protein, encoding MIDDFCNELKNKYPNTQKIRDQIEELRNYLYMKSEEYINDSKEEAFKKALKSFGDVDSLLEELSKDAKIINKYRLYLFAGIIDIFIAAFLSLLLCFISLKNNNISFFSYINNSLIASIFFIISGTIAIFLITVIPFINMRSIYEVIEYTYNDYKINLKYSIIGFFIISLAVFIFNMFFSPHNIWFVFVIIYFLSWPLTVFFFYKFFKNSDKNINRK
- a CDS encoding YcaO-like family protein, coding for MIKYYPSHKNILNKYNSICGHQTGIMDSLVIMQANSVIAENINTCTARLPDYHKILLGDNAEINYHLSGYGIYRDEAIIRLLGEGIERYALFISNLYFEEKLKYASYNQLKEKYPDNIIPFEYVKIYSDEDCNKLNSIGILENITEDDVLSWVLLPSLFDKEKEYYVPAQNFFLSHIIRRDKKEKIFIGGFSKGSASHKSIPLALKSAVNEIIECDACMIKWYTEGKVKEVIIDDDILNEIINSILKDIDYNVRVFDYTVDKKLGYVFTVMLENKSEKSPYIVVGASSGLNPRKVIYRAFMEALAILTLNINGPLSMPADYLETVSEKNYLNLDSNVNYWADAGNKDKNLKFINSKVQEKIELKKYKNLEVNTESDLEYLLKGLYNVSKYAVYLDITSAEISDKDLHVIRVYIPELVQMSMPAFPYSKHPRIINNGGISNNEFPHPLP